The following coding sequences lie in one Vibrio splendidus genomic window:
- a CDS encoding response regulator transcription factor has protein sequence MSKTKVLIVEDDQEIARLTTLYLEAEGYDVSVVHEGNLALEAIRSIEPDLVLLDLMLPGMSGAQICRQAREFYNGIILVLTASADEMSEVSLFKFGADDYVAKPIRGHALLARIEALLRRAAPIAIAPEKMAEKQCDIVINNIAQSATLYGQNLKLTSAEFEILNLLVNNICQVVTRDQCCQLFRGIDYAFNDRSIDMRVSGLRRKLRIHAKDKQLIRTVRNKGYMLVA, from the coding sequence ATGTCGAAAACCAAAGTGCTCATTGTCGAAGATGACCAAGAGATAGCTCGTTTAACTACGCTTTACCTAGAAGCTGAAGGCTACGATGTTAGCGTTGTTCATGAAGGGAATTTAGCACTTGAAGCGATCCGCAGTATTGAACCTGATTTAGTGCTGTTGGACTTGATGCTTCCAGGCATGAGTGGCGCTCAAATTTGCCGTCAGGCTCGAGAGTTTTACAATGGAATAATTTTAGTGTTGACCGCCTCTGCCGATGAAATGAGTGAGGTAAGCTTATTTAAGTTTGGCGCGGATGATTACGTTGCAAAGCCTATTCGTGGCCATGCTTTGTTGGCGCGAATTGAAGCGTTATTACGTCGAGCTGCTCCTATTGCTATCGCGCCAGAAAAAATGGCTGAAAAGCAATGCGATATTGTGATCAACAATATTGCTCAAAGTGCCACTCTGTATGGGCAAAATCTTAAGCTTACTTCTGCCGAGTTTGAAATCTTAAACCTTCTTGTGAATAACATCTGTCAGGTCGTGACTCGAGACCAGTGCTGCCAGTTATTTAGAGGGATTGATTATGCTTTTAATGATCGTTCTATTGATATGCGAGTTTCCGGTTTAAGACGAAAACTACGCATTCACGCAAAAGACAAACAGTTGATCCGTACGGTTCGCAATAAGGGGTACATGCTGGTTGCGTAA